In Motacilla alba alba isolate MOTALB_02 chromosome 21, Motacilla_alba_V1.0_pri, whole genome shotgun sequence, the following are encoded in one genomic region:
- the LOC119710694 gene encoding solute carrier family 35 member E2A-like codes for MSAVTSALTPEAPSPPQLEEKPKGKSLFQLGSLFANRSEKFVIARSDSLPEENVLKITITETTVIESDLGIWNSHALIYLTLWFFFSFCTLFLNKYILSLLEGEPSMLGAVQMLSTTFIGCIKMFVPCCLYQHKTRISYPPNFIMIMLFVGLMRFATVVLGLVSLKNVAVSFAETVKSSAPIFTVIMSRMILGEYTGLLVNLSLLPVMGGLALCTATEISFNVLGFSAALSTNIMDCLQNVFSKKLLSGDKYRFSAPELQFYTSAAAVVMLIPAWIFFMDVPVIGRSGRSFSYSQDIVILLLMDGVLFHLQSVTAYALMGKISPVTFSVASTVKHALSIWLSIIVFGNKITSLSAVGTVLVTVGVLLYNKAKQHQQETLHSLAMAPQPPGPTEDTEPLISKDLEPYD; via the exons CAGGAGTGAGAAATTTGTCATTGCTCGCAGTGACAGCTTGCCAGAGGAGAATGTCCTGAAAATCACAATCACAGAGACCACGGTCATCGAGTCCGACCTGGGCATCTGGAATTCCCACGCCCTCATCTACCTCACTCTGTggtttttcttcagcttttgcACTCTGTTCCTTAACAAATACATCCTGTCCTTGCTGGAGGGAGAGCCCAGCATGCTTG GTGCTGTCCAGATGCTTTCCACCACCTTCATTGGCTGCATCAAGATGTTTGTCCCTTGCTGTCTGTACCAGCACAAGACCAGAATCTCCTACCCCCCGAACTTCATCATGATCATGCTCTTTGTTGGCTTAATGAG GTTTGCAAcagtggtgctggggctggtgagCCTGAAGAACGTGGCGGTTTCGTTTGCAGAGACTGTGAAAAGCTCTGCTCCTATTTTCACTGTCATCATGTCCAGGATGATCCTGGGCGAATACACCG GGCTGCTGGTCaatctgtccctgctgcctgtcaTGGGAGGGCTGGCTCTGTGCACGGCCACCGAAATCAGCTTCAACGTCCTGggcttctctgcagctctgtccaCCAACATCATGGACTG ttTGCAGAACGTCTTTTCCAAAAAGCTCCTCAGTGGAGATAAATACAGATTTTC AGCCCCGGAGCTTCAGTTCTACACAAGCGCTGCTGCTGTGGTCAtgctcatcccagcctggatATTTTTCATG gACGTGCCTGTGATTGGCAGGAGCGGAAGGAGCTTCAGCTACAGCCAGGACATTGTCATCCTGCTGCTGATGGACGGCGTGCTGTTCCACCTGCAGAGCGTCACAGCCTATGCCCTGATGGGCAAAATCTCCCCTGTCACCTTCAG CGTTGCCAGCACTGTCAAGCACGCCCTGTCCATCTGGCTCAGCATCATCGTCTTTGGGAACAAGATCACCAGCCTGTCAGCCGTGGGCACTGTCCTGGTCACCGTGGGGGTCCTGCTCTACAACAAGGccaagcagcaccagcaggagaccctgcacagcctggccatggccccgcagcccccagGGCCCACCGAGGACACCGAGCCCCTGATCTCCAAGGATCTGGAACCCTATGATTAA